A window of Auraticoccus monumenti contains these coding sequences:
- a CDS encoding acetate uptake transporter family protein: MSHETPVPDPTSAVRVVLRPIASPLPLGFLALTVATVAFASVQLSWVPQDQGHTVALGVLVLTVPLQLLAAVMGFLARDPVAATGMGILSGTWAAACLATLTSAPGTTSAGLGVILLLSAACLLVPAVAARHKAVPALVILTSATRFAVTGVAELDGGRTWMHAAGWVGIALAVLSGYAALALELEGSESRTVLPLGRTGASRKAVEGRMVDQLDHVATEPGVREQL, translated from the coding sequence GTGAGCCACGAGACCCCCGTACCGGACCCGACCTCCGCGGTCCGGGTCGTGCTTCGCCCGATCGCCAGCCCGTTGCCCCTCGGGTTCCTCGCGCTGACGGTCGCCACCGTCGCGTTCGCCAGCGTGCAGCTCTCCTGGGTCCCGCAGGACCAGGGGCACACCGTCGCACTCGGGGTGCTCGTCCTCACGGTGCCGCTGCAGCTCCTGGCCGCGGTCATGGGGTTCCTGGCCCGTGACCCGGTGGCCGCGACCGGCATGGGCATCCTCTCGGGCACCTGGGCCGCGGCCTGCCTGGCCACCCTCACCTCCGCACCCGGCACCACCAGCGCGGGACTCGGCGTCATCCTGCTCCTCTCAGCGGCGTGCCTCCTGGTCCCGGCCGTGGCGGCCCGCCACAAGGCGGTCCCGGCCCTCGTCATCCTCACCAGCGCCACCCGCTTCGCGGTGACCGGCGTCGCCGAGCTCGACGGAGGACGCACCTGGATGCACGCTGCCGGGTGGGTCGGCATCGCCCTGGCCGTCCTGAGCGGCTACGCCGCCCTGGCCCTGGAGCTCGAGGGGAGCGAGTCACGGACCGTGCTCCCGCTCGGCCGCACCGGCGCCAGCCGGAAGGCGGTGGAGGGCCGGATGGTCGACCAGCTCGACCACGTCGCCACCGAACCCGGCGTGCGCGAGCAGC
- a CDS encoding molybdopterin oxidoreductase family protein: MGRVDRIAEPWGTRTAYGPGEEWPVRVDAHLAEGLTESDVDSWTQSASILHSNGDALDIAVKDGRIVGVRGRAEDRVNHGRLGPKDLYGWQANHSPDRLTRPLIRRDGELVECDWETAMAAVAGRTTELLEERGPSSIAFYTSGQLFLEEYYTLGLIAHGGIGTSHVDGNTRLCTATAAAALKESFASDGQPGSYTDIDHADVICLYGHNMAETQTVLWTRILDRLAGPNPPKIVCVDPRRTPVADHATVHLAPRPGTNVMLMNALLHELLEHDWVDHGYVEAHAVGFAELEKMTRGCTVERAAKVCDVPAEELREAARLIGSSQRLVSTVLQGFYQSHQSTAAAVQVNNVHIVRGMLGRPGCGILQMNGQPTAQNTREAGADGDLPAFRNWSNDAHIEDLARVWNIDPMDIPHYTSPTHAMQIMRYVEDGSVRLLYVTATNPAVSMPELARMRSILSQERLFLVVQDIFLSETAQLADVVLPAATWGEKTGTFTNVDRTVHLSEKAVEPPGEARPDLDILLDYARRLDLRDKDGDPLVKWTTPEEAFEGWKECTRGRPCDYTGLSYDKLRGGSGIQWPCNDEHPDGTEHIYVDGRFWSDPSYCESYGKDLVTGAPVSPTEYKALNPEAKAVIKAAEYLPPHEVPTADHPFHLISGRTLYHFHTRTKTGRAPQLQAAAREVWVEASAGDAARAGWAEGDLLRISTERGEVHARLRISGIRDGVLFLPFHYGYWDTPVGDGPDRHTRAANELTRTDWDAASKQPIFKTAAAAATRVSASDGTPAPAPTTTASRPVGAAVPPTRGDDTALSEETLHDQEGAR, translated from the coding sequence ATGGGACGCGTCGACCGGATCGCGGAGCCCTGGGGGACCAGGACGGCCTACGGGCCGGGTGAGGAGTGGCCGGTGCGGGTGGACGCGCACCTGGCCGAGGGCCTGACGGAGTCCGACGTGGACTCCTGGACGCAGTCGGCGTCGATCCTGCACTCCAACGGCGACGCGCTGGACATCGCGGTGAAGGACGGCAGGATCGTCGGGGTCCGGGGACGGGCCGAGGACCGCGTCAACCACGGCCGGCTCGGTCCCAAGGACCTCTACGGGTGGCAGGCCAACCACTCCCCCGACCGCCTGACCCGGCCGCTGATCCGCCGGGACGGGGAGCTCGTCGAGTGCGACTGGGAGACCGCCATGGCTGCGGTGGCCGGTCGCACGACCGAGCTGCTGGAGGAGCGCGGACCGTCGTCCATCGCGTTCTACACCTCCGGGCAGCTGTTCCTGGAGGAGTACTACACCCTCGGGCTCATCGCCCACGGTGGGATCGGCACCAGCCACGTCGACGGCAACACCCGGTTGTGCACCGCCACGGCGGCCGCCGCGCTGAAGGAGTCCTTCGCCTCCGACGGACAGCCCGGCTCCTACACCGACATCGACCACGCCGACGTCATCTGCCTCTACGGCCACAACATGGCCGAGACCCAGACGGTGCTGTGGACACGCATCCTGGACCGGCTGGCGGGACCCAACCCGCCGAAGATCGTGTGCGTGGACCCCCGCCGGACCCCGGTCGCGGACCACGCGACCGTGCACCTCGCCCCGCGGCCCGGCACCAACGTGATGCTGATGAACGCCCTGCTGCACGAGCTGCTCGAGCACGACTGGGTCGACCACGGGTACGTCGAGGCGCACGCGGTCGGCTTCGCCGAGCTCGAGAAGATGACGAGGGGCTGCACCGTCGAGCGTGCGGCGAAGGTGTGTGACGTCCCGGCCGAGGAGCTGCGGGAGGCGGCCCGGCTGATCGGCAGCTCCCAGCGGCTGGTGTCGACGGTGCTGCAGGGCTTCTACCAGTCCCACCAGTCCACGGCCGCCGCGGTCCAGGTCAACAACGTCCACATCGTCCGCGGCATGCTCGGCAGGCCGGGCTGCGGGATCCTGCAGATGAACGGGCAGCCCACCGCGCAGAACACCCGGGAGGCGGGCGCCGACGGCGACCTGCCGGCGTTCCGGAACTGGTCCAACGACGCCCACATCGAGGACCTGGCGAGGGTCTGGAACATCGACCCGATGGACATCCCGCACTACACCTCGCCCACGCACGCGATGCAGATCATGCGCTACGTCGAGGACGGCTCGGTCCGCCTCCTCTACGTGACCGCGACCAACCCGGCGGTGTCCATGCCCGAGCTGGCCCGGATGCGCAGCATCCTGTCCCAGGAACGGCTGTTCCTGGTGGTGCAGGACATCTTCCTCTCCGAGACCGCGCAGCTGGCCGACGTGGTGCTGCCGGCCGCGACCTGGGGCGAGAAGACGGGCACGTTCACCAACGTGGACCGGACCGTCCACCTGTCGGAGAAGGCCGTCGAGCCGCCGGGGGAGGCTCGGCCCGACCTGGACATCCTGCTGGACTACGCCCGCAGGCTGGACCTCCGCGACAAGGACGGCGACCCGCTGGTCAAGTGGACGACCCCGGAGGAGGCGTTCGAGGGCTGGAAGGAGTGCACCCGCGGCCGGCCCTGCGACTACACCGGCCTGTCCTACGACAAGCTCCGCGGCGGCAGCGGGATCCAGTGGCCCTGCAACGACGAGCACCCCGACGGCACCGAGCACATCTACGTCGACGGGCGCTTCTGGTCCGATCCGAGCTACTGCGAGAGCTACGGCAAGGACCTGGTCACCGGTGCCCCCGTGTCGCCGACGGAGTACAAGGCGCTGAACCCGGAGGCGAAGGCGGTCATCAAGGCGGCCGAGTACCTGCCCCCGCACGAGGTGCCGACGGCGGACCACCCCTTCCACCTCATCAGCGGGCGCACGCTGTACCACTTCCACACGAGGACCAAGACCGGCCGCGCCCCGCAGCTGCAGGCTGCCGCCCGCGAGGTGTGGGTGGAGGCCTCGGCCGGTGACGCCGCCCGGGCCGGGTGGGCCGAGGGCGACCTCCTGCGCATCAGCACGGAGCGCGGTGAGGTGCACGCCCGGCTCCGCATCAGCGGCATCCGCGACGGTGTGCTGTTCCTGCCGTTCCACTACGGCTACTGGGACACCCCGGTGGGGGACGGGCCCGACCGCCACACCCGTGCCGCGAACGAGCTGACCCGCACCGACTGGGACGCCGCCTCGAAGCAGCCGATCTTCAAGACGGCCGCCGCCGCCGCCACCCGGGTCTCGGCCTCCGACGGGACCCCCGCGCCGGCGCCGACCACGACCGCCTCACGACCGGTCGGTGCGGCGGTCCCACCCACCAGGGGGGACGACACCGCCCTGTCGGAGGAGACGCTGCACGACCAGGAAGGTGCCCGATGA
- a CDS encoding class I SAM-dependent RNA methyltransferase, which produces MLGPVRVGAVAHGGHCVARHEGRVVFVRHTLPGELVTVRVTDTGHDRFWRGDAVEVHEAAPERTEAPCPVSGPGRCGGCDFQHVSLDGQRALKTAVVAEQLQRLAGLSWDGAVEAAPGDVGGLGWRTRMRYHADDDGVLALRRHRDHALQPVPAQGCPISDPRGRPERTGWTRGAVVETAVDSAGTRTTLVDGDRVEGPALLHQEVDGSSLAVAADGFWQVHPGAAATLVEAVLEGLEPQPGERAFDLYCGVGLFAVALARRGLQVWGVESSRSAVAHARRNLEAVGAEGSRATAGRVAQVLRRMPGRTDLVVLDPPRTGAGPEVVRAVLARRPRRIAYVACDPAALARDLRTAVDGGYELVSLRGFDLFPMTHHVECVAVLERTGSDARSSGSR; this is translated from the coding sequence CTGCTCGGACCGGTCCGGGTGGGGGCCGTGGCCCACGGTGGGCACTGCGTGGCGCGTCACGAGGGGCGCGTGGTCTTCGTCCGGCACACGCTCCCCGGCGAGCTGGTGACGGTGCGCGTGACCGACACCGGTCACGACCGGTTCTGGCGCGGGGACGCCGTGGAGGTGCACGAGGCCGCCCCGGAGCGGACCGAGGCGCCGTGCCCGGTGAGCGGGCCGGGACGCTGCGGCGGCTGCGACTTCCAGCACGTCAGCCTCGACGGTCAGCGGGCGCTCAAGACCGCCGTGGTGGCTGAGCAGCTGCAGCGGCTGGCCGGTCTGAGCTGGGACGGCGCGGTGGAGGCGGCGCCGGGTGACGTCGGCGGGCTGGGCTGGCGGACCCGGATGCGCTACCACGCCGACGACGACGGCGTGCTGGCCCTGCGTCGCCACCGCGACCACGCGCTGCAGCCCGTGCCCGCGCAGGGCTGTCCGATCAGCGACCCGCGCGGACGTCCCGAGCGCACCGGCTGGACGCGCGGTGCGGTGGTGGAGACCGCGGTGGACTCCGCCGGCACCCGCACCACGCTGGTCGACGGGGACCGGGTCGAGGGACCCGCGCTGCTGCACCAGGAGGTCGACGGCTCCAGCCTCGCGGTCGCGGCCGACGGCTTCTGGCAGGTGCACCCCGGCGCCGCCGCGACCCTGGTCGAGGCGGTGCTCGAGGGCCTGGAGCCGCAGCCGGGGGAGCGGGCCTTCGACCTCTACTGCGGGGTCGGCCTGTTCGCCGTCGCGCTGGCCCGCCGCGGGCTGCAGGTCTGGGGGGTGGAGTCCTCCCGCTCGGCGGTGGCCCACGCCCGACGCAACCTGGAGGCGGTCGGCGCCGAGGGCTCCCGGGCCACCGCCGGCCGGGTGGCCCAGGTGCTGCGCCGGATGCCCGGGCGGACGGACCTGGTCGTGCTCGACCCGCCCCGCACCGGTGCCGGTCCCGAGGTGGTGCGGGCGGTGCTGGCCCGGCGCCCGCGGCGGATCGCCTACGTCGCCTGCGACCCCGCGGCCCTGGCCCGTGACCTCCGCACCGCCGTCGACGGCGGGTACGAGCTGGTCTCGCTGCGCGGCTTCGACCTCTTCCCGATGACCCACCACGTGGAGTGCGTGGCGGTCCTGGAGAGAACCGGCTCGGACGCGCGGAGCAGCGGATCGCGGTGA